The Brassica napus cultivar Da-Ae unplaced genomic scaffold, Da-Ae ScsIHWf_228;HRSCAF=393, whole genome shotgun sequence genome window below encodes:
- the LOC125600521 gene encoding glycine cleavage system H protein 2, mitochondrial has protein sequence MAARLLWASRVASHLRISVAQRGFASVVLKDLKYADSHEWVKIDGNKATFGITDHAQDHLGDVVYVELPDLGRSVSQGESFGAVESVKATSDINSPVSGKVVEVNEVLTESPGLVNTSPYEEGWIIKVELSDAGEVEKLMDSDKYSKFCEEEDAKH, from the exons ATGGCTGCTAGGTTATTGTGGGCTTCTAGGGTTGCTTCTCATCTAAGGATCTCCGTTGCCCAACGAGGGTTTGCTTCCG TGGTATTGAAGGATTTGAAGTATGCTGATTCACATGAATGGGTGAAGATTGATGGGAATAAAGCGACGTTTGGTATAACGGATCACGCGCAGGACCACTTGGGTGATGTGGTCTATGTTGAGCTTCCTGATTTGGGACGTTCGGTGTCACAAGGTGAGAGCTTCGGAGCAGTTGAAAGTGTGAAAGCAACTAGTGATATCAACTCTCCAGTCTCTGGTAAGGTGGTCGAAGTCAATGAGGTGCTGACAGAGTCCCCTGGATTG GTGAACACGAGCCCATATGAAGAAGGATGGATCATAAAGGTGGAGCTGAGTGATGCAGGCGAGGTGGAGAAGCTGATGGATTCAGACAAGTACTCTAAGTTCTGTGAAGAAGAGGACGCCAAGCACTGA
- the LOC125600520 gene encoding pentatricopeptide repeat-containing protein At2g35130-like produces the protein MLVAGNALNCLFTDTSSFQRYLRFGVTHFNGGGVVKSCRKEGFVIDERGKLKRFNKKKLSRRRCGSLRGRGWKYGSGFVDGIFPVLSPIAQKILSFIQREIDPEKVADVLGTLPSTHASWDDLINVAVQLRLNKKWDPIVLVCEWILRRSSFQPDVICFNLLIDAYGQKLRYKEAELLYVQLLESRCVPTEDTYALLVKAYCLAGLIEKSEAVLIEMQKHHVTPSAIVYNAYIEGLTKRKGNTEEAIVVFQRMKRERCKPTTETYNLMINLYGKASKSYMSWKLFCEMRSHQCKPNICTYTALVNAFAREGLCQKAEEVFEQLQEDGLEPDVYVYNALMEAYSRAGYPYGAAEIFSLMQHMGCEPDRASYNIMVDAYGRAGLHSDAEAVFEQMKKLGISPTMKSHMLLLSAYSRARDVTKCEAIVKEMSQNGVEPDTFVLNSMLNLYGRLGQFTKMEKTLAEMEKGPCAADISTYNILINVYGKAGYLERVEELFEEVKERKLRPDVVTWTSRMGGYSRKKLYVKCLEIFEEMIDSGCVPDGGTAKVLLKACASEEQVEQVTEVIRTMHKNVSVSSLAPKQLVAKSLTVST, from the exons AT GTTGGTAGCTGGAAACGCTTTGAATTGCCTTTTCACTGACACCAGTAGCTTCCAGAGATATTTGAGGTTTGGAGTGACGCATTTCAATGGTGGTGGGGTTGTGAAAAGCTGTAGAAAGGAGGGGTTTGTCATAGATGAACGCGGGAAGTTAAAAAGATTCAACAAGAAGAAACTCTCCAGGAGACGAT GTGGCTCTTTGAGAGGGAGAGGATGGAAGTATGGATCCGGTTTTGTAGATGGGATTTTTCCTGTTCTGAGTCCTATTGCTCAGAAGATTCTGAGCTTCATTCAAAGAGAAATTGATCCTGAGAAAGTAGCTGATGTCCTTGGAACTCTTCCTTCTACACATGCCtcatgggatgatctgatcaaTGTCGCTGTGCAGCTCCGGCTGAACAAGAAATGGGATCCCATTGTTCTG GTGTGTGAGTGGATATTAAGGAGGAGCTCCTTTCAGCCTGATGTGATCTGCTTCAATTTGCTTATAGATGCTTACGGACAGAAGCTCAGGTACAAGGAGGCAGAGTTACTCTATGTACAGCTTCTTGAGTCCCGCTGCGTGCCTACGGAAGACACATACGCTCTTCTTGTAAAGGCTTACTGTTTGGCCGGGCTTATAGAGAAATCTGAAGCTGTTTTAATCGAGATGCAAAAGCATCATGTCACTCCAA GTGCTATTGTATACAATGCATACATTGAAGGATTAACAAAGAGGAAAGGAAACACTGAAGAAGCAATCGTTGTTTTCCAGAGGATGAAGCGGGAACGATGCAAACCAACCACTGAAACTTACAACTTGATGATAAATTTATACGGAAAG GCAAGTAAATCATACATGTCTTGGAAACTGTTTTGTGAAATGAGAAGTCACCAGTGTAAACCGAACATCTGCACATACACAGCGCTAGTGAACGCATTCGCTAGAGAAGGTCTTTGCCAGAAAGCTGAGGAAGTTTTTGAGCAGCTGCAAGAAGATGGGCTTGAGCCTGATGTATATGTCTATAACGCTCTCATGGAAGCATACAG TCGTGCAGGTTATCCTTATGGTGCTGCTGAGATTTTTTCTTTAATGCAACATATGGGATGTGAACCAGACAGAGCATCCTACAATATCATGGTCGATGCTTATGGTAGAGCAGGTCTTCACTCAG ATGCAGAAGCTGTGTTTGAACAAATGAAGAAACTCGGCATATCACCAACGATGAAATCCCACATGCTGCTTCTCTCAGCCTACTCCAGAGCCAGAGACGTGACAAAATGCGAAGCCATCGTGAAAGAGATGAGCCAAAACGGAGTAGAACCAGACACGTTCGTACTAAACAGCATGCTCAACTTATACGGCCGGTTAGGACAATTCACCAAGATGGAAAAGACTCTAGCCGAGATGGAGAAGGGTCCTTGCGCCGCGGATATAAGCACGTACAACATCTTGATCAACGTCTACGGCAAAGCCGGGTACTTGGAGAGAGTCGAGGAGCTTTTCGAGGAGGTCAAGGAGAGGAAGCTGAGACCAGACGTTGTGACGTGGACCTCGAGGATGGGTGGTTACTCGAGGAAGAAGCTGTATGTGAAGTGTTTGGAGATATTTGAGGAGATGATTGATTCGGGTTGTGTGCCTGATGGAGGAACAGCTAAGGTGCTTCTTAAGGCGTGTGCTAGTGAGGAGCAAGTGGAACAGGTTACTGAAGTGATTAGGACGATGCATAAGAATGTGTCTGTGAGTTCTCTTGCCCCAAAGCAGCTAGTGGCTAAGTCCTTAACTGTGTCTACTTGA
- the LOC125600506 gene encoding protein NAP1 isoform X2, with protein MDLFCAFVRVNLFAEKIPRKMLLQVYNLLHSLSRNDRDCDFYHRLVQFIDSYDPPLKGLQEDLNFVSPRIGEVLEAVGPSIFLSADTRKLRNEGFLSPYHPRFPDILTNSAHPMRAQDLANVTSYREWVLLGYLVCPDELLRVTSIDIALVVLKENLVVTLFRDEYIMLHEDYQLYVLPRVLESKKMAKSGRTKQKEADLEYSVAKQVEKMISEVHDQALQLCDTIHRERRILLKQEIGRMVLFFTDQPSLLAPNIQMVFSALALAQSEVLWYFQHAGIASSRSKAARVIPVDIDPNDPTIGFLLDGMDRLCCLVRKYIAAARGYALSYLSSSAGRIRYLMGTPGIVALDLDPTLKGLFQRIVQHLETIPKTQGENVSAITCDLSEFRKDWLSILMIVTSSRSSINIRHLEKATVSTGKEGLLSEGNAAYNWSRCVDEIESQLSKHGSLKKLYFYHQHLTTVFRNTMFGPEGRPQHCCAWLSVASSFPECASLIIPEEVTKFGRDAVLYVESLIESIMGGLEGLINILDSEGGFGALESQLLPEQAAAYLNNASRISAPSMKSPRVVGGGGFTLPGHESYPENNKSIKMLEAAIQRLTNLCSILNDMEPICVINHVFVLREYMRECILANFKRRFITALQTDNDLQRPSVLESLIRRHMSIVHLAEQHVSMDLTQGIREILLTEAFSGPVSSLHTFEKPAEQQQNTGSAVEVVCNWYMDNIIKDVSGAGILFAPRHKYFKSARPVGGYFAESVTDLKELQAFVRIFGGYGVDRLDKMMKVHTAALVNCIETSLRSNRELIEAAAASMHSGDRGERDASIRQIVDLDTVIGFCIEAGEALAFDELLAEASGAVLEDNASLIHSMISGIVEHIPEEVPEKKEIRRIRGVANGNGVSVDHDSEWVRLILEEVGGANDNSWSLLPYFFASFMSSNAWNTTGFNIETGGFSNNIHCLARCISAVIAGSEYVRLQREYQQQHQSLSNGHQSSENLDSEFQPRVTAEASIKSSMLLFVKFAASIVLDSWNEANRSHLVAKLIFLDQLCESSPFLPRSSLESHVPYTILRSIYTQYYSNTPSTPLATASPHHSPSVSLIHASPSMKNATTPRGSGSGSSTAAGADSGYFKGSSSSVYSQEHYNEPETGTSRNNENKSKQRGSSRRSGPLDYSTSHKGGSGSNSTGPSPLPRFAVSRSGPISYKQHN; from the exons ATGGATCTCTTTTGTGCATTTGTCCGAGTCAATCTTTTCGCTGAGAAG ATTCCTAGAAAAATGTTGCTGCAAGTCTACAATCTTCTGCATTCGTTATCAAGAAATGATCGAGACTGTGACTTTTATCACCG CTTGGTGCAATTCATAGATTCTTATGATCCGCCATTGAAAGGCTTACAAGAGGATTTGAATTTTGTCAGTCCGAGGATTGGAGAG GTCCTGGAGGCCGTAGGACCCAGTATTTTTCTATCTGCTGACACGAGGAAGTTGAGAAATGAGGGATTTTTAAGCCCATATCATCCTCGATTCCCAGACATACTTACAAATTCTGCTCATCCCATG AGAGCGCAGGACCTTGCAAATGTTACTTCGTACCGAGAATGGGTGCTACTTGGATATCTCGTTTGCCCTGACGAGCTTCTTCGTGTTACTAGCATTGATATCGCCCTG GTTGTGCTAAAGGAAAACTTAGTTGTGACTTTATTCCGGGATGAG TACATCATGTTGCATGAGGACTACCAGTTGTATGTTTTACCTCGTGTGTTGGAATCAAAGAAGATGGCAAAGTCTGGTCGGACTAAACAAAAGGAAGCTGATCTAGAATATAGTGTAGCAAAGCAAGTTGAGAAGATGATTAG TGAGGTGCATGACCAAGCCTTGCAATTATGTGATACCATACACCGAGAAAGAAGAATATTGCTGAAGCAGGAAATAGGGCGGATGGTTTTATTTTTCACAGATCAACCAAGTTTGTTGGCTCCAAACATTCAG ATGGTATTCTCTGCATTGGCTTTGGCCCAATCTGAGGTTCTCTGGTATTTTCAACACGCTGGTATTGCATCATCAAGATCCAAAGCTGCTCGAGTGATACCAGTTGACATA GATCCAAATGATCCAACCATTGGCTTCCTGCTTGACGGAATGGACCGTCTTTGTTGTTTAGTACGCAAGTACATCGCAG CTGCCCGAGGTTATGCACTATCATACCTTTCTTCATCTGCTGGAAGGATTCGTTACTTGATGGGCACTCCTGGAATCGTAGCTCTGGACCTTGATCCAACCTTGAAAGGCCTTTTCCAGCGTATTGTGCAGCATCTAGAAACTATACCCAAAACGCAGGGAGAAAATGTTTCTGCAATCACATGCGATCTATCT GAATTCCGAAAAGATTGGTTGTCCATTTTGATGATTGTGACTTCTTCTCGATCATCGATAAACATCAGACATCTCGAAAAAGCCACTGTCTCTACAGGGAAGGAGGGCTTGCTATCTGAAGGAAATGCAGCTTATAACTGGTCCAG ATGTGTTGACGAGATAGAGTCTCAATTATCAAAGCATGGAAGTCTGAAGAAACTATATTTCTACCATCAACACCTTACAACT GTTTTCAGAAATACAATGTTTGGACCAGAAGGGCGTCCCCAGCATTGTTGTGCATGGCTTAGTGTGGCTAGTAGCTTCCCAGAGTGTGCTTCGCTAATAATTCCTGAGGAG GTTACCAAATTTGGGCGAGACGCAGTGCTTTACGTTGAGTCTCTTATTGAATCAATAATGGGCGGTCTGGAGGGACTAATAAATATTCTTGATTCAGAAGGCGGGTTTGGCGCTCTGGAATCACAG CTTCTTCCAGAACAAGCTGCAGCGTATCTGAATAATGCATCTAGAATTTCTGCTCCTTCAATGAAATCCCCCAGGGTTGTAGGCGGAGGCGGTTTCACTTTACCCGGCCATGAGAGCTATCCTGAGAATAATAAGTCTATCAAAAT GTTGGAAGCTGCAATCCAAAGGTTAACTAATCTGTGTTCAATTTTGAACGACATGGAGCCTATTTGTGTTATAAATCACGTATTCGTCCTAAGAGAG TACATGAGAGAATGCATCCTCGCGAATTTCAAGAGAAGATTTATCACTGCACTACAAACTGATAATGATCTTCAACGGCCTTCTGTGTTGGAGTCTCTTATAAGGCGGCATATGAGCATAGTCCATTTGGCAGAGCAGCACGTTAGCATGGACCTAACCCAAGGCATCCGAGAAATTTTACTCACAGAAGCGTTTTCAGGGCCTGTTTCTTCTTTGCATACGTTCGAAAAACCTGCTGAACAACAGCAAAACACTGGATCCGCCGTCGAAGTTGTGTGCAACTGGTACATGGACAATATCATCAAAGACGTGTCTGGCGCAGGAATCCTCTTTGCTCCGAGGCACAAATACTTCAAAAGCGCTAGACCAGTTGGTGGGTATTTTGCAGAGTCGGTCACCGACCTCAAGGAACTACAGGCGTTTGTTCGTATATTTGGAGGCTATGGAGTAGACCGGTTGGATAAGATGATGAAAGTACATACAGCTGCCCTTGTAAACTGCATAGAAACATCTCTGAGGTCGAACAGGGAATTGATTGAAGCAGCTGCTGCAAGTATGCATTCTggtgatagaggggagagagatgCATCTATCAGGCAGATAGTGGATTTGGATACTGTGATAGGGTTTTGTATTGAAGCTGGTGAAGCGTTGGCTTTCGATGAGCTCCTAGCCGAAGCTTCTGGAGCTGTTCTTGAAGACAATGCATCCTTGATTCACTCGATGATCTCTGGCATCGTTGAGCACATACCGGAAGAAGTACCTGAGAAGAAAGAGATCAGAAGGATCAGAGGCGTGGCAAATGGCAATGGTGTATCTGTGGATCATGACTCTGAATGGGTTAGATTAATCCTAGAAGAAGTTGGAGGTGCAAATGACAACTCATGGAGTTTGTTACCTTACTTTTTCGCCTCCTTCATGAGCTCAAACGCCTGGAACACTACTGGCTTCAACATCGAGACTGGCGGATTCAGCAACAACATACATTGCTTGGCTCGGTGTATAAGCGCCGTTATTGCAGGAAGTGAGTATGTGAGGTTACAACGTGAATACCAGCAGCAGCATCAGTCCCTCTCCAATGGTCACCAGTCTAGTGAAAATCTAGACTCAGAGTTTCAACCTCGTGTAACTGCTGAAGCAAGCATCAAATCTTCAATGCTACTCTTTGTTAAATTCGCTGCGTCGATCGTGCTAGATTCATGGAACGAAGCAAACAG ATCTCATCTTGTGGCTAAGCTTATCTTCCTAGATCAACTCTGTGAGAGCTCACCGTTCCTGCCAAGAAGCTCCCTTGAATCACACGTTCCGTACACAATCCTCAGGTCAATCTACACTCAATACTACTCCAACACACCGTCCACGCCGCTGGCAACAGCATCCCCACACCATTCCCCATCTGTATCGCTAATCCACGCTTCTCCCTCCATGAAAAACGCGACCACTCCCCGTGGTAGTGGTAGCGGCAGTAGCACGGCTGCAGGTGCGGATTCAGGGTACTTCAAAGGCTCGTCATCCTCAGTCTACAGTCAGGAACACTACAACGAACCTGAGACTGGAACCTCTAGGAACAATGAAAACAAGAGCAAACAAAGGGGTAGTTCTCGTCGTTCTGGACCGTTAGATTACAGCACGAGCCATAAAGGAGGGTCAGGATCAAACAGTACAGGTCCTAGTCCACTTCCAAGGTTTGCTGTATCTAGATCTGGTCCCATCTCTTATAAACAGCATAACTAA
- the LOC125600506 gene encoding protein NAP1 isoform X1 produces MANSRQYYPSQDESASPTSVRSREWEGPSRWTEYLGPEMASSVSSRSSKHTTSDGHVQSSAASTKALNIQWVVQMIEVAEGLMAKMYRLNQILEYPDPVGHVFSEAFWKAGVFPNHPRICTLLSKKFPENFTKSQLERIDKFSLDSLQDGAELHLQSLEPWIQLLLDLMAFREQALRLILDLSSTVITLLPHQNSLILHAFMDLFCAFVRVNLFAEKIPRKMLLQVYNLLHSLSRNDRDCDFYHRLVQFIDSYDPPLKGLQEDLNFVSPRIGEVLEAVGPSIFLSADTRKLRNEGFLSPYHPRFPDILTNSAHPMRAQDLANVTSYREWVLLGYLVCPDELLRVTSIDIALVVLKENLVVTLFRDEYIMLHEDYQLYVLPRVLESKKMAKSGRTKQKEADLEYSVAKQVEKMISEVHDQALQLCDTIHRERRILLKQEIGRMVLFFTDQPSLLAPNIQMVFSALALAQSEVLWYFQHAGIASSRSKAARVIPVDIDPNDPTIGFLLDGMDRLCCLVRKYIAAARGYALSYLSSSAGRIRYLMGTPGIVALDLDPTLKGLFQRIVQHLETIPKTQGENVSAITCDLSEFRKDWLSILMIVTSSRSSINIRHLEKATVSTGKEGLLSEGNAAYNWSRCVDEIESQLSKHGSLKKLYFYHQHLTTVFRNTMFGPEGRPQHCCAWLSVASSFPECASLIIPEEVTKFGRDAVLYVESLIESIMGGLEGLINILDSEGGFGALESQLLPEQAAAYLNNASRISAPSMKSPRVVGGGGFTLPGHESYPENNKSIKMLEAAIQRLTNLCSILNDMEPICVINHVFVLREYMRECILANFKRRFITALQTDNDLQRPSVLESLIRRHMSIVHLAEQHVSMDLTQGIREILLTEAFSGPVSSLHTFEKPAEQQQNTGSAVEVVCNWYMDNIIKDVSGAGILFAPRHKYFKSARPVGGYFAESVTDLKELQAFVRIFGGYGVDRLDKMMKVHTAALVNCIETSLRSNRELIEAAAASMHSGDRGERDASIRQIVDLDTVIGFCIEAGEALAFDELLAEASGAVLEDNASLIHSMISGIVEHIPEEVPEKKEIRRIRGVANGNGVSVDHDSEWVRLILEEVGGANDNSWSLLPYFFASFMSSNAWNTTGFNIETGGFSNNIHCLARCISAVIAGSEYVRLQREYQQQHQSLSNGHQSSENLDSEFQPRVTAEASIKSSMLLFVKFAASIVLDSWNEANRSHLVAKLIFLDQLCESSPFLPRSSLESHVPYTILRSIYTQYYSNTPSTPLATASPHHSPSVSLIHASPSMKNATTPRGSGSGSSTAAGADSGYFKGSSSSVYSQEHYNEPETGTSRNNENKSKQRGSSRRSGPLDYSTSHKGGSGSNSTGPSPLPRFAVSRSGPISYKQHN; encoded by the exons ATGGCGAATTCCCGTCAATACTATCCATCTCAAGATGAATCAGCGTCTCCCACTTCAGTGAGATCCAGGGAATGGGAGGGTCCTTCAAGGTGGACTGAGTACTTGGGACCTGAAATGGCTTCATCAGTGTCGTCTCGAAGCTCCAAGCACACGACTTCTGATGGACATGTTCAGAGCTCTGCTGCCTCCACCAAGGCTTTGAACATACAGTGGGTAGTTCAAATGATCGAGGTTGCGGAGGGACTCATGGCTAAAATGTATAGACTGAACCAAATCTTGGAGTACCCAGATCCTGTTGGTCATGTATTCTCTGAGGCGTTTTGGAAAGCGGGTGTGTTTCCTAATCATCCGCGGATTTGCACATTGCTCTCGAAGAAGTTCCCTGAGAATTTTACCAAATCACAACTCGAACGT ATTGATAAGTTTTCGCTGGATAGCTTGCAAGATGGTGCTGAACTTCACTTACAGAGCTTAGAGCCATGGATACAG cTGCTGCTCGACTTGATGGCATTTCGCGAACAGGCACTACGGCTTATATTAGACCTAAGCAGCACTGTGATTACTTTGCTG CCTCATCAGAACTCGCTTATACTGCATGCATTCATGGATCTCTTTTGTGCATTTGTCCGAGTCAATCTTTTCGCTGAGAAG ATTCCTAGAAAAATGTTGCTGCAAGTCTACAATCTTCTGCATTCGTTATCAAGAAATGATCGAGACTGTGACTTTTATCACCG CTTGGTGCAATTCATAGATTCTTATGATCCGCCATTGAAAGGCTTACAAGAGGATTTGAATTTTGTCAGTCCGAGGATTGGAGAG GTCCTGGAGGCCGTAGGACCCAGTATTTTTCTATCTGCTGACACGAGGAAGTTGAGAAATGAGGGATTTTTAAGCCCATATCATCCTCGATTCCCAGACATACTTACAAATTCTGCTCATCCCATG AGAGCGCAGGACCTTGCAAATGTTACTTCGTACCGAGAATGGGTGCTACTTGGATATCTCGTTTGCCCTGACGAGCTTCTTCGTGTTACTAGCATTGATATCGCCCTG GTTGTGCTAAAGGAAAACTTAGTTGTGACTTTATTCCGGGATGAG TACATCATGTTGCATGAGGACTACCAGTTGTATGTTTTACCTCGTGTGTTGGAATCAAAGAAGATGGCAAAGTCTGGTCGGACTAAACAAAAGGAAGCTGATCTAGAATATAGTGTAGCAAAGCAAGTTGAGAAGATGATTAG TGAGGTGCATGACCAAGCCTTGCAATTATGTGATACCATACACCGAGAAAGAAGAATATTGCTGAAGCAGGAAATAGGGCGGATGGTTTTATTTTTCACAGATCAACCAAGTTTGTTGGCTCCAAACATTCAG ATGGTATTCTCTGCATTGGCTTTGGCCCAATCTGAGGTTCTCTGGTATTTTCAACACGCTGGTATTGCATCATCAAGATCCAAAGCTGCTCGAGTGATACCAGTTGACATA GATCCAAATGATCCAACCATTGGCTTCCTGCTTGACGGAATGGACCGTCTTTGTTGTTTAGTACGCAAGTACATCGCAG CTGCCCGAGGTTATGCACTATCATACCTTTCTTCATCTGCTGGAAGGATTCGTTACTTGATGGGCACTCCTGGAATCGTAGCTCTGGACCTTGATCCAACCTTGAAAGGCCTTTTCCAGCGTATTGTGCAGCATCTAGAAACTATACCCAAAACGCAGGGAGAAAATGTTTCTGCAATCACATGCGATCTATCT GAATTCCGAAAAGATTGGTTGTCCATTTTGATGATTGTGACTTCTTCTCGATCATCGATAAACATCAGACATCTCGAAAAAGCCACTGTCTCTACAGGGAAGGAGGGCTTGCTATCTGAAGGAAATGCAGCTTATAACTGGTCCAG ATGTGTTGACGAGATAGAGTCTCAATTATCAAAGCATGGAAGTCTGAAGAAACTATATTTCTACCATCAACACCTTACAACT GTTTTCAGAAATACAATGTTTGGACCAGAAGGGCGTCCCCAGCATTGTTGTGCATGGCTTAGTGTGGCTAGTAGCTTCCCAGAGTGTGCTTCGCTAATAATTCCTGAGGAG GTTACCAAATTTGGGCGAGACGCAGTGCTTTACGTTGAGTCTCTTATTGAATCAATAATGGGCGGTCTGGAGGGACTAATAAATATTCTTGATTCAGAAGGCGGGTTTGGCGCTCTGGAATCACAG CTTCTTCCAGAACAAGCTGCAGCGTATCTGAATAATGCATCTAGAATTTCTGCTCCTTCAATGAAATCCCCCAGGGTTGTAGGCGGAGGCGGTTTCACTTTACCCGGCCATGAGAGCTATCCTGAGAATAATAAGTCTATCAAAAT GTTGGAAGCTGCAATCCAAAGGTTAACTAATCTGTGTTCAATTTTGAACGACATGGAGCCTATTTGTGTTATAAATCACGTATTCGTCCTAAGAGAG TACATGAGAGAATGCATCCTCGCGAATTTCAAGAGAAGATTTATCACTGCACTACAAACTGATAATGATCTTCAACGGCCTTCTGTGTTGGAGTCTCTTATAAGGCGGCATATGAGCATAGTCCATTTGGCAGAGCAGCACGTTAGCATGGACCTAACCCAAGGCATCCGAGAAATTTTACTCACAGAAGCGTTTTCAGGGCCTGTTTCTTCTTTGCATACGTTCGAAAAACCTGCTGAACAACAGCAAAACACTGGATCCGCCGTCGAAGTTGTGTGCAACTGGTACATGGACAATATCATCAAAGACGTGTCTGGCGCAGGAATCCTCTTTGCTCCGAGGCACAAATACTTCAAAAGCGCTAGACCAGTTGGTGGGTATTTTGCAGAGTCGGTCACCGACCTCAAGGAACTACAGGCGTTTGTTCGTATATTTGGAGGCTATGGAGTAGACCGGTTGGATAAGATGATGAAAGTACATACAGCTGCCCTTGTAAACTGCATAGAAACATCTCTGAGGTCGAACAGGGAATTGATTGAAGCAGCTGCTGCAAGTATGCATTCTggtgatagaggggagagagatgCATCTATCAGGCAGATAGTGGATTTGGATACTGTGATAGGGTTTTGTATTGAAGCTGGTGAAGCGTTGGCTTTCGATGAGCTCCTAGCCGAAGCTTCTGGAGCTGTTCTTGAAGACAATGCATCCTTGATTCACTCGATGATCTCTGGCATCGTTGAGCACATACCGGAAGAAGTACCTGAGAAGAAAGAGATCAGAAGGATCAGAGGCGTGGCAAATGGCAATGGTGTATCTGTGGATCATGACTCTGAATGGGTTAGATTAATCCTAGAAGAAGTTGGAGGTGCAAATGACAACTCATGGAGTTTGTTACCTTACTTTTTCGCCTCCTTCATGAGCTCAAACGCCTGGAACACTACTGGCTTCAACATCGAGACTGGCGGATTCAGCAACAACATACATTGCTTGGCTCGGTGTATAAGCGCCGTTATTGCAGGAAGTGAGTATGTGAGGTTACAACGTGAATACCAGCAGCAGCATCAGTCCCTCTCCAATGGTCACCAGTCTAGTGAAAATCTAGACTCAGAGTTTCAACCTCGTGTAACTGCTGAAGCAAGCATCAAATCTTCAATGCTACTCTTTGTTAAATTCGCTGCGTCGATCGTGCTAGATTCATGGAACGAAGCAAACAG ATCTCATCTTGTGGCTAAGCTTATCTTCCTAGATCAACTCTGTGAGAGCTCACCGTTCCTGCCAAGAAGCTCCCTTGAATCACACGTTCCGTACACAATCCTCAGGTCAATCTACACTCAATACTACTCCAACACACCGTCCACGCCGCTGGCAACAGCATCCCCACACCATTCCCCATCTGTATCGCTAATCCACGCTTCTCCCTCCATGAAAAACGCGACCACTCCCCGTGGTAGTGGTAGCGGCAGTAGCACGGCTGCAGGTGCGGATTCAGGGTACTTCAAAGGCTCGTCATCCTCAGTCTACAGTCAGGAACACTACAACGAACCTGAGACTGGAACCTCTAGGAACAATGAAAACAAGAGCAAACAAAGGGGTAGTTCTCGTCGTTCTGGACCGTTAGATTACAGCACGAGCCATAAAGGAGGGTCAGGATCAAACAGTACAGGTCCTAGTCCACTTCCAAGGTTTGCTGTATCTAGATCTGGTCCCATCTCTTATAAACAGCATAACTAA